CATCGCGTTCCGCTGCTGGTGCGCTTCCCGTTCCAGTCCTCCCCGCTGGTCTTCGCCAAACCTGTGAACACCGTGCTCCTGCACGACCTCACGCTCGCCATCCTCTCAGGCGAACTCCGCGATGCCCCCGCCGCCGCCCGCTGGCTGGAAACTCGCGCCACCTTCGGCGAGAGCCCGTACAACACCAGAAAGTAGAGGAAACCGCGGATACCCGCGGATTTAGGAAATCACCGGGCGAGTTGTGTGGATTGGGTTGGCCAGGTTCAAACTTCGAAGTTCACAGTTCGCAGATCGCAAATGGGCTTCATCCCACCCGTCTCATCTCGTCCAGCGCTTCATCGATCTGCCCGGCGAGCTGGTGGGCGCGCTGGTTGTACTCGGAGGCGACCTCGTCGTACTTGCGCTTGAGCGTGTGATACTCGTCGGCGATGTTCAGCGCGGCCAGCACCGCCACTCGCAACGAATCCACCGTGGCCGCCTGCGAGGCCACCACGCGCATCCGTTCGTCCACGAACTTGGCCAGCCGTTCGATGTATTCCGGGTCTGAGCCGCGCAGGTTATAGAGCTGGTCGTAGATTTCCACCTGCACGCTGCCGTCGGGCCGGTTGGGCAAGCTCTTCCTCCGTGAGTTCCGCGTTGGTCTGATTATGACGCGGATTCGCCCGACGTCAAGGCGTCAATCTGTCGCAGGATCTTTTCTACCCGGGTTCGTACCTCTTCGCGCTCGCGGCGCAGGGCCACCACCTCGGCCCGCAGCGCGTCGAACTCTTCGTCGCGCTCGCGCATCTGCTGGCGCACCCGCGCGGTTTCGCGTTCCGCCGCGGCGCGCGCCTCCTTGGCCGCTTTCAGGGCTTCGATGGTGCGCCGGATCTTCTCTTCCAGCGCCTGAAATTCGTCGGCGGAGATTTCCGGAGCCGGCTCGCGCAGCGCCTTCGCCGTGGACATGAGTGCACCTTCAAATCAATGCGTGAGGATTGCGAGCGCAGTATACCGCAGAACCGGCGCTCAGGCGCGCGCCGCTTCCGGCAGCGTGTCCCACGCCCGCCAGAACGCCTTCATCTCCTCCGGTGTGCCCAGCGAGATGCGCGCCATCGTCTCCAGGCCCGCGAACGGCCGTCCGATCAGGATGCCCTGCTTGGCGAAGTGCGCCATCACCGCCCGCACCGGCCGCCCGCACTCCACCATGAAGA
This DNA window, taken from Terriglobales bacterium, encodes the following:
- a CDS encoding cell division protein ZapA, whose protein sequence is MPNRPDGSVQVEIYDQLYNLRGSDPEYIERLAKFVDERMRVVASQAATVDSLRVAVLAALNIADEYHTLKRKYDEVASEYNQRAHQLAGQIDEALDEMRRVG
- a CDS encoding DUF4201 domain-containing protein; translation: MSTAKALREPAPEISADEFQALEEKIRRTIEALKAAKEARAAAERETARVRQQMRERDEEFDALRAEVVALRREREEVRTRVEKILRQIDALTSGESAS